The following proteins are co-located in the Nomia melanderi isolate GNS246 chromosome 1, iyNomMela1, whole genome shotgun sequence genome:
- the LOC116426760 gene encoding uncharacterized protein LOC116426760: MRGANQDTATPYCRCRVLYLGSSVPHASKEGLLGVQEPLRELYPEQGALGARGIDSWLSVWSNGLLLENVDEHRKKVTRFFPIEALHYCAAVRHVKGGSGDSSNTRFLPLDSPFARTPSANHPPLFAAVLRRTTGIKVLECHAFICKRDMAANALVRCCFHAYADSSYAKGLDPSAATTNGVTASHPSSNSLYHTLGGSSTTLDSPQANRLDATSTDDLSLYNGDENHKVWARGRDEVDGLYQEQGTLRSTKGSRPRQLIAPPPPPPPPPPPAQPLLLEESSSSSVRRKANKKLKKLKNRTSHEDPLQQPHLHPQLHQGIYTNGHGHHTLGHPVRQQHYHPHPLPPSSRSVAGTLARPAPVLLVPAATLPRKAHHHPRGLRPIPAAAPIVPVYAPLPVVPPPPPAAAMYPAGTYGTAGNRGRRQHPDADTSTLGASRRLAASHADLTTAEMNRAAGDSPENESRFGTGIYRRKGHLNERAFSYSIRAEHRSRSHGSLASLGFSGQNGNALPKEEKKDREIAQLVAGLSLDDSPERTPPAANSRTGYSHHQQPLPRPRPR; this comes from the coding sequence ATGAGGGGTGCCAACCAGGACACGGCCACGCCGTACTGTCGCTGCAGGGTCCTCTACCTGGGCAGCTCGGTGCCTCACGCCAGCAAGGAGGGACTGCTCGGCGTACAGGAGCCGCTCAGAGAACTGTATCCCGAGCAAGGCGCACTGGGCGCCCGCGGGATAGACTCCTGGTTGAGCGTCTGGAGCAACGGCCTGCTGCTCGAGAACGTGGACGAGCACCGCAAGAAGGTGACCAGGTTCTTCCCGATCGAGGCGCTGCACTACTGCGCCGCGGTCAGGCACGTGAAAGGCGGAAGCGGAGACTCGTCGAACACGAGGTTCCTGCCGCTCGACTCCCCGTTCGCCAGGACGCCCAGCGCCAACCACCCGCCCCTGTTCGCCGCGGTGCTCAGACGGACCACCGGCATCAAGGTGCTCGAGTGTCACGCGTTCATCTGCAAGCGGGACATGGCGGCCAATGCCCTGGTCAGGTGTTGCTTCCACGCGTACGCGGACAGCAGCTACGCCAAGGGCCTGGACCCGTCCGCGGCGACGACCAACGGGGTCACCGCCAGCCATCCGTCCAGCAACAGCCTCTACCACACCCTGGGCGGTTCCAGCACCACTCTGGACAGTCCGCAGGCGAACCGCTTGGACGCCACGTCCACCGACGACCTGAGCCTCTACAACGGCGACGAGAATCACAAGGTCTGGGCCAGGGGTCGCGACGAGGTGGACGGTCTGTACCAGGAGCAGGGCACCCTGAGAAGCACCAAGGGTTCCAGGCCTCGTCAACTGATCGCGCCAcctcccccgccgccgccgccaccgccgcccgCTCAGCCCCTGCTCCTCGAGGAGTCCTCGTCCTCCTCGGTTCGCAGGAAAGCGAACAAGAAGCTGAAGAAGCTGAAAAACAGGACCTCCCACGAGGACCCTCTGCAGCAGCCTCATCTCCATCCCCAGCTGCACCAGGGGATCTACACGAACGGCCATGGACACCACACTCTCGGCCACCCTGTCAGGCAGCAGCACTACCACCCCCATCCCCTGCCGCCCAGCAGTCGATCGGTCGCCGGTACTTTGGCTAGACCGGCGCCGGTACTCCTGGTGCCCGCTGCCACGTTGCCCAGAAAGGCTCACCATCATCCCAGAGGTCTCAGGCCCATTCCCGCGGCTGCCCCCATCGTTCCGGTGTACGCTCCGCTCCCGGTGGTTCCTCCGCCACCGCCGGCGGCCGCCATGTATCCCGCTGGGACGTACGGCACCGCCGGGAACAGGGGCAGAAGACAGCACCCGGACGCGGACACGTCGACCTTAGGCGCCTCCAGGCGGCTGGCCGCGTCGCACGCCGACCTGACCACGGCGGAGATGAACAGGGCCGCCGGGGACAGTCCCGAGAACGAGTCACGATTCGGCACCGGGATCTACCGGCGGAAGGGCCACCTGAACGAGAGGGCGTTCTCCTACAGCATCCGAGCCGAGCACCGCAGCAGGAGCCACGGTAGCCTGGCGTCCCTCGGATTCAGCGGCCAGAACGGCAACGCTCTGCCcaaggaggagaagaaggacAGAGAGATCGCGCAGTTGGTGGCTGGCTTGAGTCTGGACGACAGCCCGGAGAGGACGCCGCCCGCCGCCAACTCCAGGACCGGGTACTCCCATCATCAGCAACCGCTGCCCAGGCCTCGGCCCCGTTAG